CGAATTGATTATGGCAGAATATGACAAATTACTGTCAGACAAAACCAAAATTGTCACTGTAAATCATATTTCGAATGCTTTGGGAACGGTAAATCCTGTTAAATATATGATTGAAAAAGCGCATCAAGTAGGTGCTGCTATTTTGATTGATGGTGCTCAAGCGGTTCCACATCTAAAACCAGATGTTCAGGAATTAGATTGTGATTTCTATGTTTTCTCTGGACACAAAATGTGTGGGCCAACAGGAACTGGTATTTTATACGGAAAAGAAGCGTGGTTGAATAAATTACCTCCATACCAAGGTGGTGGTGAAATGATCAAGGAAGTAACTTTCGAAAAAACCACTTATGCAGAATTGCCTCATAAATTTGAAGCAGGAACACCCAATATCGCTGGTGGAATTGTGTTAGGAACTGCTATTGATTACATGAATGCAGTAGGGTTTGACAACATTCAAAGACAAGAATTAGAATTACTAGAATATGGAACAAAACGATTGTTAGAAATCGAAGGATTGCGTATTTTGGGTACATCAAATGAAAAAACTTCGGTAATTTCATTTAATATTGAAGGAATTCATCCCTATGATATTGGTACGATAATTGACAAATTAGGAATAGCGGTTAGAACAGGACATCACTGTGCGCAACCCATCATGAATTATTTCAAAATACCGGGGACAATTAGAGCTTCATTTTCTTTTTATAATACTAAAGAAGAGATTGACGAGATGGTTGAAGCGTTAAAAAGAGCGCAAACAATGTTATCTTAATACATCAAATATGAAAATACTTTCCTTATTATTTTTAACTCTTTTTCTTGGAAAAGGATGTGAAGGCGACAAAAAACAAGACATTGAAACTGCTGTAATTGAGTATGTAGCAAACACTAGAGGTTTTTATCAAAAGATAACTATAGAGAAACAAATGGTTTTTATTTCGAATGACCGTTCTGGAAAAGAGAAAACAGAACCAACAAAGATTTCGGATGCCGATTGGAAAGAGTTAATTGATTTATTCCAAGATGTAAATCTAGATGAAATTAAAGATTTAAAATCACCAACAGAAAAACGATTGTATGATGGTGCTGCCATTGCCAATATAAAAATAACCTACAAAGGAATCTCCTATGAATCACCTAGTTTCGATCATGGATTTCCACCGTTTGAGATTAAAAAATTAGTGAATAAAATAAATTCATTTGCAAAACAAAAGGATGAAAATTAAAGACATACAAGAAGAGATAGTAGACGAATTTTCCATGTTTGATGACTGGATGCAACGGTACGAATACATCATTGATCTAGGGAAAAACCTACCGTTAATTAAAGACGAGTTCAAAACCGAAAATAATTTGATTAAAGGTTGCCAATCAAAAGTGTGGTTACAGGGACAACAAAATGACGATAAAGTGGTTTTCACTGCTGATAGTGACGCAATCTTAACCAAAGGAATTATTGCCATATTAATTCGAGTTTTTTCAAACCAAACTCCTGCAGATATCATTGCTGCCGATATGGGTTTTATTGACGAAATAGGATTAAAAGAACATTTATCACCTACTAGAGCTAATGGCTTAGTCTCGATGATAAAAAATATTAAAATGTATGCATTGGCATTCGATGCCAAAAAAGGATAATTTAAACATATAAGTTTTAAAAAGAACCATGTAAGGCATATAAGTTCATATAAGTTGTTGCTTATAGTTTTAAAAATAAATTCTTGAAAATTTATGACAAAAACGTACCTAAAAGATTTAATATACCAAGTAAACGGTTGTGCTATAGAAGTTCACAAACATCTTGGGCCAGGTCTTTTGGAAAGTGTTTATCACAGTTGTTTAAAAAAAGAATTGACAATTAGAGACTGTAATTTTCAAACTGAACTACAGATTCCAGTAAATTACAAAGGTTTAGAACTTGAAACAGGATTAAGATGTGATCTATTAATTGAAAATTGTTTGGTTGTTGAACTTAAGGCAGTAGAAAAAGTTTTACCCATCCATGAAGCTCAAATTTTAACCTATATGAAACTTTTAGAAGTTCCTATAGGACTAATGCTCAATTTTAATGTAACACATCTTTTCAAAGAAGGGCAAAAAACATATGTGAATGAAAAATATAGATATCTAGAAGATTAAATTACCTATAAAATATTTGGTTCAAAATGGTTAAACACAAACCTTAAATCACCTTATATTCCTAATGTGGTTCAAAAATTAAATATAACATATAATAAAATATATGTTTAAAACAGAGTTAAAACAAACCTTAAATAACCTTATATTCCTTATATGGTTCAAAAAAAAATAAATTATGACACAAGAAATAGACACTAACGAATTAGGTGAAGCAATCGTAAAAAAATTAAAAACTATTTACGACCCTGAAATTCCAGTTGACATATACGAATTAGGATTAATCTATGACGTAATGGTCAACACTGATTACGAAGTAAAAATTTTAATGACACTTACATCTCCAAACTGCCCTGTTGCAGAAAGTTTACCAAGAGAAGTAGAAGAAAAAGTAAAATCAATTGAGCACATTAAGGATGCCGAGGTTGAAATTACTTTTGATCCACCTTGGAGTAAAGACTTAATGAGCGAAGAAGCAAAATTAGAATTGGGAATGCTATAAAAAAAGGGTTTCAAGTTTAAGGTTTCAAGTTATACGTGCAAAATAGTAAACCTGAAACTTTAACCTTTAAACAAAAAAACAAATGGAAGAAATAATAAATAAAGTAGCGAATAGTGTTTTGGAAGTTTTCGATCTTGAAAATTACTATCCAAAAGGAATCCGCACACAAATTGATATTTCACAATGGTTGTTGGAAGGTTTTTTGCTGAAAGAA
The Flavobacterium sp. WC2421 genome window above contains:
- a CDS encoding aminotransferase class V-fold PLP-dependent enzyme — its product is MLDIQKIRADFPILSEKVNGKTLVYFDNGATSQKPQIVIDAISKYYQEINANIHRGVHTLSQLATDAYEISRGKVQNHINAKFSHEVLFTSGTTFGINLVANGFASILKPGDEVLVSALEHHSNIVPWQMLCEKTGATLKVIPMNDKGELIMAEYDKLLSDKTKIVTVNHISNALGTVNPVKYMIEKAHQVGAAILIDGAQAVPHLKPDVQELDCDFYVFSGHKMCGPTGTGILYGKEAWLNKLPPYQGGGEMIKEVTFEKTTYAELPHKFEAGTPNIAGGIVLGTAIDYMNAVGFDNIQRQELELLEYGTKRLLEIEGLRILGTSNEKTSVISFNIEGIHPYDIGTIIDKLGIAVRTGHHCAQPIMNYFKIPGTIRASFSFYNTKEEIDEMVEALKRAQTMLS
- a CDS encoding GxxExxY protein translates to MTKTYLKDLIYQVNGCAIEVHKHLGPGLLESVYHSCLKKELTIRDCNFQTELQIPVNYKGLELETGLRCDLLIENCLVVELKAVEKVLPIHEAQILTYMKLLEVPIGLMLNFNVTHLFKEGQKTYVNEKYRYLED
- a CDS encoding SufE family protein — translated: MKIKDIQEEIVDEFSMFDDWMQRYEYIIDLGKNLPLIKDEFKTENNLIKGCQSKVWLQGQQNDDKVVFTADSDAILTKGIIAILIRVFSNQTPADIIAADMGFIDEIGLKEHLSPTRANGLVSMIKNIKMYALAFDAKKG
- a CDS encoding SUF system Fe-S cluster assembly protein, whose product is MTQEIDTNELGEAIVKKLKTIYDPEIPVDIYELGLIYDVMVNTDYEVKILMTLTSPNCPVAESLPREVEEKVKSIEHIKDAEVEITFDPPWSKDLMSEEAKLELGML